The DNA window CCTTCATCAATTACATTGAACTTGCGATTCCCCGTGGTCTTGCCACGGGGAGCATTATAGTTTTTGTGTTTTTGAAGTCAGCGTAGCGCGCCGTTTTTGGTTTTCTGCACCGTAATACCCCGCGGTCTTGCCGCGGGGATAGGCGCAGGGCGCGCGGAGCAAATTTATACATACATCTCGCAGAATCCGATCATGAGATTTACTTATAATGCGATGCGCAATAAAATCCGTTCATCTTCCTTTTACAAATCAAATCTCGGAGCGAACCCCATGAATAAACAAATGACCGCCATCATTGAACGTGAAGGCAGCGGTTATGTGTCTTTCTGTCCGGAGCTCGACATCGCCAGTCAAGGCGATACCGTTCACGAAGCGCGTGAGAACCTGCGGGAAGCGTTGGAATTGTTTTTCGAAACCGCATCGGCGGAAGAAATTCAGCAGCGGTTGCATGATGAAATTTATATAACCCGCCTAGAGATTGCCGTTGGGTAAGTTGCGGATTTTATCTGGACAGCAATTGTGTGCTATTTTGGCACAACATGGTTTTATCGAAGTCCGGCGGCGCGGCAGTCATGTTGTGATGCAGAAAAAAATGGATAACACAACGATTACCGTGCCTGTGCCCAATCATTCCGAAATACGCATCGGAACGCTTCAATCTATCATCCGCCAATCGGGAATTGCCAGAAGTGAATTCGAGGTTTTGTAGCATGGCACGGCTTAATCGCCGCAACAAATAATCCGGCTAAGCCTGCGTCTCCGGGATTTAACCGCAAAGAACTACATCCGCCACACCAGCAAGTAGCAAGTAGCCTGGATAAGCTTGCGTCATCCGGGACAAAAATTTTCCTCAATCCGTGTAAGGCAAGAGCTGAAAGTGTTCCGCCCCTAATCACCTGCCGAATGATCGCACCGAACGAAAGCGCGATAGGGCGTAATACCTGCGGGCATTGTCCTTCACGTATTGGTTATCTTAGTAAGCGGATTTTGTGTCATACAATTAGAGTCACACATGCATTAATCCGCTTTTGCCGAATTCCTCCAAATCATGATTCCATTGACAGCCATATTTTTATATGGAATCTGATATATCGATATGCTAAGCTGATTCCATGAAGAAAGCTCGGTTTGAGTGGAACACGGATAAAGATGCTGAGAATCAGAAGAAACATGGTGTTGCTTTTTCCTTGGCGCAATATGCCTTTGCCGATCCTAATCGTGTTATTGCCGAGGATATTGCGCATAGCGAAACGGAAAAGCGTTATTTTTGTTTCGGCGCGGTTGAAGGCGGCATTCTTACCGTTCGATTTACCTACCGTGGCGGTGTGATTCGTATATTCGGCGCCGGTTATTGGCGCAAAGGAAAGGTAATTTATGAGCAAGAAAATCAAGTATCAGGATGAGCCGATTGAAGCCAAAATCATTGAAGATTTTCTACCTTCGCCCGAACAGCTTGCTTTCCGGGAAGAGGGCGTGAAGGTGACAATTGCGCTCAGCAAGAAAAGCGTTGAATTCTTCAAGGCGGAAGCAGCGAAACACCATACGCAATATCAGCGCATGATTCGAAATCTGATCGATAGTTATGTCGATGCTTACGACAAACCTTCAGTATCAGACTCAGCTTTAACCGAACAGGAATGAACCTGTTAAGTAAATAATCCGGATAAGCCTGCATCATCCGAGATAAAATCTAAGAATCAGCGATCTTGCCGGAAATATAGCTTATCCTGCCATTCCTGCGGATTCATCGTAGTCTCGAATAGAGATTACCAAGCACCTAACCCATTAATCCACACCATCAGCCAAGGAGTTGTTCATGCTTGATATCGCCATTGACACCCTTGTCATGCGGCCATATGTATTCAGTTTTTTTGCGGCATTTTTGCTGGCCTGTGTTCCGCATGTGGGTTGGCGTAAGATGCTGATTTTTGCTGTCGTTGGCTATCTGATTGCATTTGCCTCGGAGAAGCTTTCGATCACCACTGGATTTCCTTACGGTTGGTATTATTACATCGACGACACCAGCCAGCGCGAATTATGGGTATGGGGTGTGCCTTTTTTCGATTCGCTATCGTATGTTTTTCTGACGTATTGCAGTTATACGACGGCGTTGTTCATCCTATCGCCTCTGGCGGCCAAAGGTGCGGATTTGATCACGCTGGAAACGCGCGCTATCCGGCAGTCGTGGGCTGCACTGGTGCTGGGTGCTTTTCTGCAAACCTTTCTGGACATCATCATCGACCCGGTGGCGTTGCAGGGCGACCGCTGGTTTCTGGGGCAGATTTATGGTTATTACGAGAACGGGCTGCATTTCGGTGTGCCGGTTTCAAACTACGCCGGCTGGCTGCTGACTAGTTTTGTGCTGGTGGCCGCTTTCCAGCGGATCGACCGTAAACGCGACGCGACGGCACCGCATGGTGTGTTTGCGATGCCGTTCCGCTCGTTGCTGGGGCCGGTTCTTTATCTGTCGGTGCTGATCTTCAACTGGGTGGTCACGCTGTGGATCGGTGAGTATCTGATTGCGCTGACCGGCATACTGATTTTTACGCTGCCGATTGTGATGGTGATCGTTTTAGCTATTTTGCGGATCAATCGTTACCGTGAAGAAGAACTGCGGCAGCATCTGCAAGATTATCCTTGGTCGCCCTTGAACAAGCTTTGAAGAATGATAATGCACCACACGCAGCGGTTTGACAGTGCTTAGAGTCACCAGTACACTCAAAAGCGATCAAAAGACCGATTCTATTTCCTTCAAAATCAGCGAGAAATTAAATTCCATGGATATCAATGCCATTCCCGTAGGCGCCAATGTGCCCGCCAATGTCAACGTCGTCATCGAAGTGCCGACCGGCGGCGAGCCTGTCAAATATGAATTCGATAAACGATCCGGCGCCTTGTTTGTCGATCGTATCCTGCATACGCCG is part of the Gammaproteobacteria bacterium genome and encodes:
- a CDS encoding type II toxin-antitoxin system HicB family antitoxin; its protein translation is MNKQMTAIIEREGSGYVSFCPELDIASQGDTVHEARENLREALELFFETASAEEIQQRLHDEIYITRLEIAVG
- a CDS encoding BrnT family toxin produces the protein MKKARFEWNTDKDAENQKKHGVAFSLAQYAFADPNRVIAEDIAHSETEKRYFCFGAVEGGILTVRFTYRGGVIRIFGAGYWRKGKVIYEQENQVSG
- a CDS encoding carotenoid biosynthesis protein, with translation MLDIAIDTLVMRPYVFSFFAAFLLACVPHVGWRKMLIFAVVGYLIAFASEKLSITTGFPYGWYYYIDDTSQRELWVWGVPFFDSLSYVFLTYCSYTTALFILSPLAAKGADLITLETRAIRQSWAALVLGAFLQTFLDIIIDPVALQGDRWFLGQIYGYYENGLHFGVPVSNYAGWLLTSFVLVAAFQRIDRKRDATAPHGVFAMPFRSLLGPVLYLSVLIFNWVVTLWIGEYLIALTGILIFTLPIVMVIVLAILRINRYREEELRQHLQDYPWSPLNKL
- a CDS encoding type II toxin-antitoxin system HicA family toxin; the protein is MGKLRILSGQQLCAILAQHGFIEVRRRGSHVVMQKKMDNTTITVPVPNHSEIRIGTLQSIIRQSGIARSEFEVL